Proteins co-encoded in one Synechococcus elongatus PCC 6301 genomic window:
- the patD gene encoding heterocyst frequency control protein PatD produces MRRQFRGMEMDLRSQLLAWQVVLIAEAPDWTAIQQQGQAITQTLAQTEGDRYLTYRLEIEKHLRLLQLDLSFWQRSRASQSQHVRVAALQQRQQTLIRYCEAVLTAIAQA; encoded by the coding sequence ATGCGGCGTCAATTCAGAGGCATGGAGATGGATCTGCGATCGCAACTGTTGGCTTGGCAAGTAGTCCTGATAGCCGAGGCGCCGGATTGGACGGCGATCCAACAGCAGGGCCAAGCAATCACTCAGACCCTTGCGCAGACCGAGGGCGATCGCTACCTCACCTATCGACTTGAAATTGAGAAGCACCTGCGGCTCTTACAGCTGGATCTCAGCTTTTGGCAGCGCAGCCGCGCTTCCCAGAGCCAACATGTCCGGGTTGCAGCTCTACAGCAACGTCAGCAAACCCTCATCCGCTACTGTGAAGCAGTGCTTACTGCGATCGCCCAGGCATGA
- the ndhI gene encoding NAD(P)H-quinone oxidoreductase subunit I, with protein MLKFLKQVGDYAKESLQAAKAIGQGLGVTFDHMQRRPVTVQYPYEKLIPSERYRGRIHYEFDKCIACEVCVRVCPINLPVVDWVYNKETKKKDLKNYSIDFGACIFCGNCVEYCPTNCLSMTEEYELATYDRHELNYDNVALGRLPYKVTDDPMVTPFREFAYLPKGEYDPHVVPSDRPRAGQRPEELVDQYKQAAAANEEN; from the coding sequence ATGCTGAAATTTCTGAAGCAAGTCGGAGACTACGCCAAGGAAAGTCTCCAAGCTGCTAAAGCGATCGGCCAAGGTTTGGGGGTTACCTTTGACCACATGCAGCGGCGTCCAGTCACGGTGCAGTATCCCTACGAAAAGCTGATTCCGTCGGAGCGCTACCGCGGCCGCATTCACTACGAATTCGACAAGTGCATCGCCTGCGAAGTCTGCGTTCGAGTCTGCCCGATCAACCTGCCGGTAGTGGACTGGGTCTACAACAAAGAGACCAAGAAGAAAGACCTCAAGAACTACAGCATCGACTTTGGGGCTTGTATTTTCTGCGGCAACTGCGTCGAGTACTGCCCGACCAACTGCCTGTCGATGACGGAAGAATATGAGCTGGCAACCTACGATCGCCACGAGCTGAACTACGACAATGTTGCCCTCGGTCGTCTGCCCTACAAAGTGACCGATGATCCAATGGTGACGCCCTTCCGAGAGTTCGCTTACTTGCCCAAAGGCGAGTATGACCCCCACGTGGTGCCGAGCGATCGCCCCCGGGCGGGCCAGCGTCCCGAAGAACTCGTCGATCAGTACAAGCAGGCTGCTGCCGCTAACGAGGAGAACTAG
- a CDS encoding HAD family hydrolase — protein MPQAVIYDLDGLLLDTEPIHAQVYDEVAQQFGVQLDPAFQAKLRGRPSRETSRLIVETLNLPVTPAEFLAIRKPIIEARVAQSPARPGAAELVQALHQRQFPQAIATSSTQPAFAIKTQQHQHWFRLIETVVCGDDPQLERPKPAPDIFWLAAKRLGVKPEACLVFEDSVSGVRAALEAGMTVIAVPDPADRDRLPSEVHYCLESLADLLDRDRYPDLLADLTALPALPR, from the coding sequence GCCCAGGTCTACGACGAAGTTGCTCAGCAGTTTGGTGTTCAGCTCGATCCCGCCTTTCAGGCCAAATTGCGCGGTCGTCCCTCCCGTGAGACTTCACGCTTGATTGTGGAAACCCTCAATCTCCCCGTGACGCCGGCGGAGTTTCTGGCGATTCGCAAACCGATCATCGAAGCGCGAGTCGCCCAATCGCCAGCCCGTCCGGGTGCTGCGGAATTGGTGCAGGCGTTGCATCAGCGGCAGTTTCCCCAAGCGATCGCCACCAGTTCGACCCAACCGGCATTTGCGATCAAAACCCAGCAGCACCAGCATTGGTTTCGGCTGATCGAGACTGTTGTTTGCGGCGATGACCCGCAACTGGAACGGCCCAAACCTGCGCCGGATATTTTTTGGCTGGCGGCCAAGCGCCTTGGGGTCAAACCCGAAGCCTGTTTGGTCTTCGAAGATTCCGTCAGTGGCGTACGGGCAGCCCTGGAGGCGGGGATGACAGTTATCGCTGTGCCTGATCCTGCCGATCGCGATCGCTTGCCCTCGGAAGTGCACTACTGCTTAGAAAGTTTGGCCGACCTCTTGGACCGCGATCGCTATCCTGACCTCTTAGCGGACTTGACGGCCCTACCGGCTTTGCCTCGATAG
- the gmd gene encoding GDP-mannose 4,6-dehydratase — MTRKRALITGVTGQDGAYLAEFLLDKGYEVHGIKRRASLFNTDRIDHLYEDPHVDDRRFILHCGDLTDSTNLIRIVQQIQPHEIYNLGAQSHVQVSFDSPEYTANTDGLGTLRILEAIRILGLEQQTRFYQASTSELYGLVQEIPQTETTPFYPRSPYAVAKLYAYWITVNYREAYGIYACNGILFNHESPLRGETFVTRKITRALARIKLGLQDCLYLGNLDAKRDWGHARDYVEMQWLMLQQEQPDDYVIATGVQFSVRQFVEIAAAEVGLTIAWSGSGVEEKGINPATGQAIVAIDPRYFRPTEVETLLGDPSKAKRQLGWEPRISFEQLVSEMMREDLHLAERDALIKQAGYKAFDYFE, encoded by the coding sequence ATGACCCGTAAGCGCGCCCTGATTACCGGAGTGACTGGCCAAGATGGGGCTTATCTGGCAGAGTTTCTTCTCGACAAAGGCTACGAAGTTCACGGCATCAAACGCCGCGCTTCACTGTTTAACACCGATCGCATTGATCATCTTTACGAAGATCCCCATGTCGACGATCGGCGCTTTATTCTGCACTGCGGCGATCTCACCGATTCCACCAACCTCATTCGAATTGTCCAGCAGATTCAGCCCCACGAAATCTACAACCTCGGGGCCCAGAGCCACGTTCAAGTCTCCTTTGACAGTCCTGAGTACACTGCCAACACCGATGGCTTGGGCACCCTGCGCATCCTCGAAGCGATTCGGATCCTCGGACTAGAGCAGCAGACACGGTTCTACCAAGCCTCGACCTCTGAGCTGTACGGCCTCGTCCAAGAAATTCCCCAAACTGAGACGACCCCTTTCTACCCGCGCAGCCCCTACGCTGTTGCTAAGCTCTACGCCTATTGGATCACAGTTAATTACCGCGAAGCTTACGGCATCTATGCCTGCAATGGCATTCTCTTCAACCATGAGTCACCGCTGAGGGGTGAAACCTTTGTCACCCGCAAAATTACCCGTGCTCTTGCTCGGATCAAGCTGGGGCTGCAGGACTGCCTCTACCTCGGCAACTTGGATGCCAAACGGGACTGGGGTCACGCCCGCGACTATGTCGAGATGCAGTGGCTGATGCTGCAACAGGAGCAACCGGATGACTACGTAATTGCCACCGGCGTACAGTTCTCCGTGCGTCAGTTTGTGGAAATTGCGGCGGCGGAAGTGGGTCTGACAATTGCGTGGTCGGGCAGTGGTGTGGAGGAAAAGGGCATCAACCCAGCCACGGGACAAGCGATCGTGGCGATTGATCCCCGTTACTTCCGTCCGACTGAAGTAGAAACATTGCTGGGCGATCCCTCGAAGGCGAAGCGGCAGCTGGGCTGGGAGCCGCGCATCAGTTTTGAACAGTTGGTGAGCGAGATGATGCGCGAAGATTTGCATCTGGCGGAGCGCGATGCTCTGATCAAACAAGCGGGGTACAAGGCCTTCGACTACTTCGAGTGA
- the nuoH gene encoding NADH-quinone oxidoreductase subunit NuoH, translated as MDRGIDLQGTFIQSLESLGLSPGLSKVLWMPLPMLLMIIAATVGVLVTVWLERKISAAVQQRIGPEYAGPLGVLQSAADGLKLILKEDIIPAKADAFLFTIGPALVVIPVFLSYLIVPFGQELIITNVGAGVFLWIALSSIQPIGLLMSGYASNNKYSLLGGLRAAAQSISYEIPLALAVLAVVMMSNSLSTIDIVDQQSGYGILGWNIWRQPVGFIIFWIAALAECERLPFDLPEAEEELVAGYQTEYAGMKFALFYVGSYVNLILSALLVSILYLGGWEFPIPLDRVADWIGVDPANPILQITTAALGITMTVLKAYLLVFTAILLRWTVPRVRIDQLLDLGWKFLLPISLVNLLVTAALKLTFPVAFGG; from the coding sequence ATGGACAGAGGGATCGACCTCCAAGGCACATTCATTCAATCGCTTGAGTCTTTAGGGCTCTCGCCAGGCCTCTCGAAGGTTCTCTGGATGCCCTTGCCGATGCTGCTGATGATCATCGCGGCAACGGTAGGGGTCCTCGTGACCGTGTGGCTGGAGCGTAAAATTTCAGCGGCGGTGCAGCAACGGATTGGCCCTGAGTATGCAGGCCCGCTGGGGGTTCTGCAATCAGCTGCCGACGGTCTGAAATTAATTCTGAAAGAAGACATCATCCCCGCTAAGGCGGATGCCTTCTTGTTCACGATCGGCCCAGCGCTGGTCGTCATCCCTGTCTTCTTGTCCTATCTGATCGTTCCCTTTGGGCAAGAACTGATTATTACCAATGTTGGTGCTGGCGTTTTCCTTTGGATTGCCCTCTCCAGCATCCAGCCGATTGGCCTGTTGATGTCGGGCTACGCCTCGAACAACAAGTATTCGCTCCTCGGTGGCTTGCGGGCTGCGGCGCAGTCAATTAGCTACGAGATTCCCCTAGCACTGGCGGTGCTGGCAGTGGTGATGATGTCCAACTCGCTGAGCACGATCGACATCGTTGACCAGCAGTCGGGCTACGGCATTTTGGGGTGGAACATCTGGCGACAGCCGGTGGGGTTCATCATCTTCTGGATTGCAGCGCTGGCCGAATGTGAGCGGTTGCCCTTTGACTTGCCGGAAGCAGAAGAAGAGTTGGTCGCGGGCTATCAAACCGAATATGCCGGCATGAAGTTCGCTCTCTTCTATGTTGGTTCCTACGTCAACCTGATTCTCTCTGCCCTGCTCGTTTCCATCCTCTACTTGGGTGGCTGGGAGTTCCCGATTCCCCTCGATCGCGTTGCTGACTGGATCGGTGTTGACCCTGCCAACCCGATTCTGCAGATCACAACGGCAGCGCTGGGGATCACGATGACGGTCCTCAAGGCTTATCTGCTGGTGTTCACGGCGATTCTGCTGCGCTGGACGGTGCCCCGGGTGCGGATTGACCAACTGCTGGACTTGGGCTGGAAGTTCCTATTGCCGATCTCATTGGTCAACTTGCTGGTGACGGCGGCGCTGAAACTGACCTTCCCCGTGGCCTTTGGGGGCTAG
- the nuoK gene encoding NADH-quinone oxidoreductase subunit NuoK produces the protein MTVPLEYFLVLAAALFCIGVYGLVTSRNAVRVLMSIELMLNAVNLNLMAFSNYLDGTLIRGQVFTVFVITVAAAEAAVGLAILLAIYRNRNTVDMEQFNLLKW, from the coding sequence ATGACTGTACCTCTCGAGTACTTTTTGGTCTTGGCTGCCGCCCTGTTCTGTATTGGTGTCTATGGGTTGGTGACCAGCCGCAACGCCGTTCGCGTCTTGATGTCGATCGAATTGATGCTGAATGCCGTCAACCTCAACCTGATGGCCTTCTCCAACTATCTGGATGGCACATTGATTCGCGGCCAAGTCTTTACGGTTTTTGTGATTACGGTAGCAGCGGCAGAAGCGGCGGTTGGTCTCGCGATCTTGCTAGCGATTTACCGCAACCGCAACACGGTGGATATGGAACAGTTCAATCTTTTGAAATGGTAG
- a CDS encoding YqiA/YcfP family alpha/beta fold hydrolase, with the protein MTRYFYLHGFASGPESAKAKYLRGCFQRLGLELICPDFNEPDFSSLTFSRQVAQVEAQLTDEPTIVIGSSLGGLTAAWLGQRNPQIQKLVLLAPAFEFLAQWLPRMDDSALAQWQQAGFRPVYHWRDRDFRPLHWQFVEDLHRWQDQDLKRSLPTLILHGTADEVIDFAASERFAVQRPWVTLQALTSDHALGNVSSQIWRACRQFAELSVCDRGALSQKSIPGNRLS; encoded by the coding sequence ATGACGCGCTACTTCTACCTGCATGGTTTTGCCTCGGGGCCAGAATCGGCTAAGGCCAAGTATTTACGCGGCTGCTTTCAGCGGCTAGGCCTAGAGCTGATCTGCCCAGACTTTAACGAGCCCGACTTTTCCAGCCTGACCTTCAGTCGTCAAGTAGCCCAAGTCGAAGCGCAACTGACCGATGAGCCGACGATCGTGATTGGATCTAGTCTGGGCGGACTGACGGCTGCTTGGCTAGGGCAGCGCAATCCCCAGATCCAGAAGCTCGTTTTGCTTGCACCGGCTTTTGAATTTCTGGCTCAGTGGTTGCCGCGTATGGATGACTCCGCTCTAGCGCAGTGGCAGCAAGCAGGGTTTCGTCCGGTTTACCATTGGCGCGATCGCGATTTTCGTCCTCTTCATTGGCAATTTGTGGAAGACCTGCATCGCTGGCAAGATCAAGATTTAAAGCGATCGCTGCCCACCTTGATCCTGCATGGCACGGCGGATGAAGTGATCGATTTTGCCGCGAGCGAGCGATTTGCCGTCCAGCGGCCTTGGGTGACGCTGCAAGCGCTGACCAGTGATCATGCCTTGGGCAATGTCAGTTCGCAAATTTGGCGCGCCTGCCGGCAGTTTGCCGAACTTTCCGTCTGCGATCGCGGAGCGTTGAGTCAGAAGAGCATTCCGGGCAATCGCCTATCCTGA
- a CDS encoding 2-hydroxyacid dehydrogenase has protein sequence MKVAFFSSKAYDRTFFEAANADYGHDLQFFETGLSLGTVQLATGFRAVCSFVNDRLDAITLEALAELGVEHVALRCAGFNQVDLSAAERLGLRVVRVPAYSPHAVAEHAIALILTLNRKIHRAYARTREGNFALDGLVGFDLNGCTVGIIGTGRIGAVLTQILRGFGCHVLAHDLVENPDCLAAGAVYTDLDQLWQEAQIISLHCPLTPQTYHLVNREAIAKMQPGTMLINTSRGGLVDTQAVIEGLKLKRIGALGLDVYEQEEPLFFQDHSTEIIHDDVFQRLLTFPNVVITGHQAFLTDTALHNIAETTLSNLTDLEQGRACPNQLFAG, from the coding sequence ATGAAAGTTGCCTTCTTCAGCAGCAAAGCCTACGATCGCACCTTTTTTGAGGCAGCCAACGCTGACTATGGCCACGACCTGCAGTTCTTCGAGACGGGGCTCTCTCTAGGAACTGTTCAACTTGCTACGGGTTTCCGCGCTGTCTGTAGCTTCGTCAACGATCGCCTTGACGCCATCACCCTAGAAGCGCTGGCAGAGCTGGGCGTGGAACATGTTGCCCTGCGCTGTGCTGGGTTCAATCAGGTCGATTTAAGCGCCGCTGAACGCTTGGGCCTCAGGGTAGTGCGTGTACCGGCCTACTCGCCCCACGCCGTTGCAGAACATGCGATCGCGTTGATCCTGACGCTCAATCGCAAAATCCATCGCGCCTACGCCCGCACCCGCGAAGGCAACTTTGCCCTGGATGGTTTGGTGGGCTTTGACCTGAATGGTTGCACCGTTGGCATCATTGGCACGGGACGAATTGGGGCTGTGCTGACGCAAATTCTGCGCGGCTTTGGCTGTCATGTTCTCGCCCATGACTTGGTGGAAAATCCCGACTGTCTGGCAGCGGGGGCTGTCTACACCGACCTTGATCAGCTCTGGCAAGAGGCTCAAATCATCAGCCTGCACTGCCCGCTTACACCCCAGACCTATCACCTAGTCAATCGTGAGGCGATCGCCAAAATGCAGCCCGGCACAATGCTGATCAACACCAGTCGTGGCGGTTTAGTCGATACCCAAGCGGTGATTGAAGGCCTAAAACTCAAGCGGATCGGGGCGCTGGGCCTAGATGTCTACGAACAAGAAGAACCGCTATTTTTCCAAGACCACTCGACAGAAATCATTCACGATGACGTCTTTCAGCGCTTGTTAACCTTCCCCAATGTCGTGATCACGGGTCATCAAGCCTTTTTGACGGATACGGCTCTCCACAACATTGCCGAAACCACTCTCAGCAATCTGACCGATTTAGAGCAGGGTCGAGCCTGTCCCAATCAGCTGTTCGCTGGGTGA
- a CDS encoding NADH-quinone oxidoreductase subunit J, producing the protein MTLAEGVQLVTFIILTAGVVLAALGVVLSSNIVYSAFLLGGAFISIAGLYLLLNASFVAFAQVLIYVGAVNVLILFAIMLVNKREDFRPLKFNWLRKGLTVLVCGGLFALLSLTVISTPWAVTPTPGASGDEAIYLIGEHFFSDYLLPFELASVLLLMAMIGAIVLARRDFEPEDLITGAAADLQLPERSREELLTGAGKK; encoded by the coding sequence GTGACTCTTGCCGAAGGCGTTCAACTAGTTACATTCATCATCCTGACGGCTGGGGTGGTTTTGGCAGCCCTAGGTGTTGTACTCAGCAGCAACATTGTCTACTCGGCCTTTTTGCTGGGAGGCGCATTCATCAGCATCGCTGGTCTCTACCTGCTGCTGAATGCCAGCTTTGTGGCCTTTGCCCAAGTGCTGATTTATGTTGGCGCTGTCAACGTCTTAATCCTGTTTGCGATCATGTTGGTCAACAAACGGGAAGACTTCCGACCACTCAAGTTTAATTGGCTGCGCAAAGGGCTGACGGTTCTGGTTTGTGGCGGTCTCTTTGCCCTCCTGAGCCTGACTGTAATTTCGACCCCTTGGGCGGTGACGCCAACCCCTGGTGCCAGTGGCGATGAAGCGATTTACCTGATCGGTGAACACTTCTTCAGCGACTACCTGCTGCCCTTTGAGTTGGCTTCGGTGTTGCTGTTGATGGCGATGATTGGGGCGATCGTCTTGGCCCGCCGCGACTTCGAACCTGAAGACCTGATCACGGGTGCGGCCGCAGATTTGCAGCTACCCGAGCGATCGCGGGAAGAGTTGCTGACAGGTGCTGGCAAGAAATAA